Within Streptomyces sp. SS1-1, the genomic segment TCGGGCCCGTACAGCCGGCGCAGCCCGCCGGGGCCGATGCCGTGTGCGGGGCAGCCCGGGGGCGGGGTGGCCATGGGATCGTCCATACCGGGTGGGAAAAGGGATTCAGACGTCACGATGGGGGCTCCGAAACGAGGTGGTCCGGTTGCGGGAGGTAAGGGGGAGGATCCGGTCGGCACCGGTGGCACGGCGCGACCGGTGCGTGGCTCACACAGGCGCCTTCGCCGTCGCCAGCGCGTGCAGGAAGTGCATGAGGGTCATCAGGACGTCCCGGCTGGAGGCCCGGCGCCGGACGTCGCACTCGACGATGGGGATCTCCTCGGCCAGGTCGAGGGCCGTGCGCAGTTCGGAGACGGCGTAACGGGGCGCGTCCGGGAAGGTGTTGACGGCCACGACGAACGGCACACCGCGCTCCTCGAGCCGACCTATGACGTCGAAGCTGACCTCCAGGCGCCGGGTGTCGACCAGGACGACCGCACCCAGCGCGCCTTCGAACAGTCCGTTCCACAGGAACCAGAAGCGCTCCTGGCCCGGCGTGCCGAACAGGTACAGCACGAGCTGTTCCGTGATGCTGATGCGGCCGAAGTCCATGGCGACGGTGGTGGCCGTCTTGGTGTCCGAGCCGTAGTTGTCGTCGACGCCGATACCGGCCTGCGTCATGGTCTCCTCGGTGGTCAGCGGTTTGATCTCGCTGACCGACCCGACCATGGTCGTCTTGCCGACACCGAAGCCACCCACGATCACGATCTTGACCGCGGCCTCGGCCGTGTGCGGCAACTGGTCCTCGGTCCGTGGACCAGGGACGACGTCAGAGCTTTTGAAGTCCATGCATCACCGCTTCGAGGATTGAACGGTCAGCGACGGCCTGGCGCACGATCGGAGCGCGGGCGGTCACCAGCCCGGCCGTGAGCATGTCGGTGAGGACGACCGTCATCATGCTGAACGGCAGGTTGAGGTAGGCCGAGAGCTCGGCCACGGACAGGGGGGCGGTACACAGGCGGAGCAGTGCCGACTGTTCCGGTGTGGCCGACGGCGGGGGGTCGGCGCGCGCCACGATCAGCGTGACGAGGTCGAGGTCCCCGTCCCGCTCTCCACCGTCCGGGCCGGCCACGACGAACAGCCGTTCGGGGTTCTTCTGCTTCCCGGCGGGGGCGGGCGGTGGCGGTAAGTGCTCCTGGGATTCTCGCCGCTGGCGTTTCGGAGGCGTCATACGGTCTGCCCGTTCCGCCGGGGCGGACTCGTGAGATGGGCGCCGATGCGGGCCACGAGGTCGGACATGCGGTTGCTCATCAGGCCGGGCTCGGCGAACGTGTCGGAGAGGACCGCGAGATACGCGTTGGCGCCGGCGGCCATCAGATAGAAGTATCCGCCGTTGATCTCGATCAGGACCATCTTCATCTTGCCGTCGCTCTTCGGGATCTCCTGGGCGACCGCGCTGGCCAGGCTCTGCAGTCCGGCGCAGGCCGCGGCGACCCGGTCGGCGGTGTCGGGTTCGCCGCCGTAGCGGGCGATGCGCAGACCGTCGGCGGACAGCACGACGATCATCTGGATGCCTGGTACGCCGTCGTAGAGCTCCTTGAGCATCCAGTCGAAGTTGGCACGCTGCTGGATCACTTGAGGTCCCCCTCGTCATCGGCCTCGGGGTGGGCCGGTTGGGTTCGCGGTTGGAGTGTGAGCGGGTCCGGCTTGTCCTTGAGTCCGTTCCAGAACGCCTCCACCCAGGCGCCGGGCACGGGCTCGTCCTCCGCCGGCACCGCGGGCTCGGGCTCGGGCGCGCGCGTCGACCAGATGGTCGGACGGCCCTCCCGCTCCGCCTGCTCGATGGCCGCCTGCTCGGCGATCCGCTTGCTGAGCGGGGTCTTCACCCGGCTGCGGCGCTGGGGCAGCCCGTTCGGGGTCCACTCCGTGACGACGGGGACGTCGTCCTCCATGGAGACGGCGGCGGGGATCTTGGGGCTGGTGGGGCGGCGCTTCTTGGGGGCGCGCTTGGGGCCTTCGAGAACGTCGGGGCCCTCCGCCTTGGGGGCGGAGCCGGCGCCGATGCCGTGGGCGAGACCGGGAGCCGGTTCGGTGGTCATCATGTCGCGCGGCACGACGAGGACGGCGCGGACACCGCCGTACGCCGAGGACCGCAGCGAGACCTGCATGTTGTACGCGGTGCACAGGCGTCCCACGACGGCGAGGCCGAGGCGCGGGGACTCGCCGAGCTCCTGGAGGTCGGTGCCCTGCTTGGCCCGTTCGAGCATGCCCTCGACCCGGGCGCGGGCCTCCTCGCTGAGGCTGACGCCGGCGTCCTCGATCTCGATGGCGACGCCGGTCTGCACCTCGGTGGCGGTGACGTGCACCTTGGTCTGCGGCGGCGAGTAGCGCGTGGCGTTGTCGAGGAGTTCGGCGGCGGCGTGGATGACGGGCTCGACGGAGATGCCGGCGATGTTGACCTTGGCGATGGAGTCCAGGCTGATGCGCCGGTACTCGAGGATGCGCGACATGGCGCCGCGCAGCACGCTGTACAGCGGGACGGGGTCGGGCCACTGGCGTCCGGGGCGGCCGCCGCCGAGCACGGAGATGGAGTCGGCGAGGCGGCCGATCAGCATGGTGCCGTGGTCGATGCGCAGGAGGTCGTCGAAGACCTCGGGGTTGCGGCCGTGGTCCTCCTCCATCTCCCGCAGTTCGACGGCCTGCTGGTGGACGATGGACTGGACGCGGCGGGCGATGCTGACGAACGAGCGCTGCGCGGAGTCGCGGAGGGCTTCCTCGTGGTCGACGAGGTCGATCATGCGGCGCACGAACTCGATCTGCACAGGTGGGAGTTCCGCGTACGACGGGTCGATTTCCGCCAGGTCCCGCATCACCTCGTACGGTGAGGCGCCGCACCGCAGCCGGTGGATGGCGGCCGGTGTGATCTCCGTGGCGAGGCGGACCATCTCCTCCTCGTGGGCGGCGACGCGCCGTTCCAGATACGCGGTGTGACGGGCGTGCTCGACCTGTGCGTCCCGCAGGGCGCGTCCGCGGCGCACCGCCTCGGCGGCGCAGGCCAGTACGAGCGTCAGGGCCACGGCACCGCACACGCCGACGGCCGTCCGGGCCGGTTCCGCCACGACGGCGACGGCGGCTCCGGTGGCCGCGGCCATCGCTATGGCCGGCAGCAGAAGCACGCGCGCGTAAGGGAGTTCACGCCGACGGGGCGGGGATTGAACGCTCACCATGTGGGCCCTCTGAAATGAATCGGGTGGGTGTACTGGGGGCTTGCAGGGGGGTACGTCATGGGTATGTCGGACTTTCCCGAGCTATAGGGAACAAGCGCACGAATACACCTCAACTCGGTGCGCTGCGGGCGAGCTTAGTCCGACCGGATCATCGCCGTGTCATATTCAGCAAGCACCTGAAATGGCCCGTACGACAGGAGTACCCTCGGCTCTTTTGCACGCTGGGCATGCGTTCGAACACGCAGTGTCATGGCGTACGGACGTGCGAACGCGACTCACCGTGACGGGTGAGAGGGGCCGTCCCCGGGCGACGCGAGCGGGCGAGAGGCAGACGGGGCGGGCGAGGCGCGCCAAACGGATGTGGCACGCGAGACGAACCGAACACGCGCCCGCCGCAAGGAGCGAGAAACACGAAGGGCGGCGAGAAACACGAAAGGCAAAGAGTCACGCACTCCTTGCCACTCTCAACATATAGCGCACAGGGGGCCTTGCGGCAAGGCCCCCTCGATGGCGCACAATCTCCGGTCCGACCAGGAAACACACCTCTTCCCGGCACCTCGGCCTCTGATCGGAGACCCCGCTTGCACCCCCTCCCCACCACCGCGTTCGCCCTCGACGACCGTCGGCGGGCCAAGGCCGACCCCGCCCTGATCGCCGACGACGACCGGCACTTCGCCGCCATCGCCCGCTGCCTCGAGGAGACGACGGCTGACCTCACCGAGCGGCTCGCCGCCGAACGCAGGGCGGAGGGCGGCCTGGGCCGCCAGGCCATGGACCGGGACACCGAGATCCACCGCCTCACCGCCCGGCTGCGCACCCTGCGCCGCTTCGGCCTGGACCTGTGCCTGGGCCGGATGGTCTTCGCGGACGACCCGCGGCCCGTGTACGTGGGGCGGCTCGGCCTGACCGACAGCACGGGCCGCCGGCTGATGATCGACTGGCGCTCCCCCGCCGCCGAGCCGTTCTTCGGCGCCACCCACGCCCGCCCGATGGGCCTGGCCAGCCGCCGCCGCTACCGGTGGACCGGCGGCCGGATCAGCGACTACTGGGACGAGGTGTTCACCCCGGACGGCCTGTCCGGGCACGCCGCGCTCGACGACCAGTCCGCGTTCGTCGCGAGCCTCGCCGGGAACCGCTCGTCCCGGATGCGGGATGTTCTCGGCACCATCCAGGCCGACCAGGACGCCATCATCCGCGCCGGGTCCCGGGGCGCGCTCGTCGTCGACGGCGGGCCGGGCACCGGCAAGACCGTGGTCGCCCTGCACCGCTCGGCGTACCTCCTGCACGCCGACCCGCGCCTCGGGCACCGCAGGGGCGGGGTGCTGTTCGTCGGCCCGCACCGGCCCTATCTGGCGTACGTCTCCGACGTGCTCCCCAGCCTCGGCGAGGACGGCGTGCAGACCTGCGTGCTGCGCGACCTCGTCGCCGAGGGCGCCACCGCCGGCGTCGAGACGGACCCGGAGGTGGCCCGGCTGAAGTCGTCCGCGGACCTGGTGCGGGCGATCGAGAAGGCCGTGCGCTTCTACGAGGAACCGCCCACCGAGGGCATGACGGTGACGACCCCCTGGTCCGGGATCCGGCTGAGCGCGGGCGACTGGGCGGCGGCGTTCGACGCGGCGGAACCCGGCACCCCGCACAACGAGGCCCGCGAGCAGGTCTGGGAGGAACTGCTCACCCTCCTGACCGACCGGCACGAGGAGGACGCCTCCGGCGACGACGCCGAGATCCCCGCGCAGATGCTGCGCCGGGCCCTGGAGCGGCACCGGGAACTGCGGACGGCCTTCGACCGGGCGTGGCCCCTGCTCGAGGCCGCCGACCTGGTCGGCGACCTGTGGACGGTCCCCGCGTATCTGCGGCTGTGCGCCCCCTGGCTCACCCCGGACGAGGTACGGCTGCTCCAGCGCGAGCGGCCGGACGCCTGGACGGTGTCCGACCTTCCGTTCCTGGACGCGGCCCGGCAGCGGCTCGGCGACCCGGAGGCGGCCCGGCGCCGTCGGCGGCACGCACGGACGCTGGCGGCGCAGCGGGAGCGGATGACACGGGTCGTGGACAACCTGATCGACGCCGTCGCGGACTCGGGCGCGGACGGCGACGACGGCGAGGGCCTGGTGCGGATGCTGCGCGGCCAGGACGCCCAGGTCAGCCTGGTCGACGAGACGGAGCTCGACGAACCGGACCCGGATCAGCTGGCGGGACCGTTCGCGCACATCGTGGTCGACGAGGCGCAGGAACTCACCGACGCCGAGTGGCAGATGCTGCTGCGGCGCTGCCCGTCCCGGAGCTTCACCATCGTCGGTGACCGCGCCCAGGCCCGGCAGGGCTTCACCGAGTCCTGGCGGGAACGTCTGGAACGGGTCGGCCTGGACCGGGTCGAGGAGGCCTCCCTGACCGTCAACTACCGCACACCGCGGGAGATCATGGCGGAGGCGGAGCCGGTGATCCGGGCCGTGCTCCCGGACGCCAACGTGCCGACGTCCATCCGCAGCGGAGGCTTCCCCGTCGTGCACGGCCGGGTCGCGGACCTGGACGCGGTCGTGGACGCCTGGCTGGCCGACAACGCCGACGGGGTCGCCTGTGTCATCGGCGCCCCCGGCTTCCCGTCGGGCGAGCGGGTGCGGTCCCTTCCGCCGGAGCTGACGAAGGGACTCGAGTTCGACCTGGTCGTGCTGGTGCGGCCCGAGCGGTTCGGTGAGGGCGTCCAGGCCGCCGTGGACCACTATGTGGCGATGACCCGGGCCACCCGGCACCTCGTCGTCCTGCGGTGACGACGCCTGGGGCCCGCGCCGGACCGGCGCGGGCCCCGGGCGTCCGCTCAGCTCACCGACGAGTAGGCGACGACGCCGCGCAGCAGTCCCTCCACGGCCTTGCGCGCGTTCTTCGCCACGGTCGAACCCTCCACCGGGGAGGCCGCCGCGATCTGCCCGAGCACGTCGATCACGTGCTTGCACCAGCGCACGAAGTCCCCCGCCGGCATCTCCGCCTCGCGCAGCACCTCGTCCAGGCCCTTGCCGTTGGCCCACATGTAGGCGGCCCAGGCGAAGCCGAGATCGGGTTCGCGCTGGCCGACGCCCTCGGACTGGGTGATCCGGAAGTCCTCCTCCAGGGCGTCCAGGCGCCCCCAGATGCGGACCATCTCGCCGAGCGCGGCCTTCGCCTTGCCGGACGGCAGCTTCGGGGCCATCGCGTCGTCCCCGACGCGGGACTCGTAGACCAGCGCAGAGACGCACGCGGCCAGTTCGGCCGGGTCCAGGCCCTCCCAGACCCGCTCACGCAGGCATTCGCTGGCCAGCAGGTCGAGTTCGCCGTAGAGCCGGGCGAGCCGCTTGCCGTGCTCGGTGACCTCGTCGCCGCGCAGGTAGTCCATCTCGGTGAGCAGGGCGACGATCCGGTCGAAGGTGCGCGCGATGGTGTTCGTGCGGCCCTCGATCCGGCGCTCCAGCTGCGAGGTGTCGCGCAGCAGGCGGTGGTAGCGCTCGGCCCAGCGGGCGTGGTCCTCGCGGTCCTGGCAGCCGTGGCAGGGGTGCGCGCGGATCGCCTTGCGCAGCCGGGCGATCTCCCGGTCGTCGGCGGCCTGCGAGCGCTGCTTGCGGTGGCGCTCCGGCGCGATGTGCCCGGCCTTGGTGCGCAGCGCGGACGCGAGGTCCCGGCGCGACTGCGGGGAGCGCGGGTTGAAGGACTTCGGGATGCGCATCCGCTCCAGCGCCTCCACGGGCACCGGGAAGTCGATGGACGCCAGCCGCTTGACCTGCCGTTCCGCGGTGAGGACCAGGGGGCGCGGGCCGTCGTGGTGGTCGAAGCCGCGGTGCCCGTTGGACCGGCCGGCCGGCAGCCCGGGGTCCAGCACGAGGGCGAGGCCCGCGTACTTGCCCGTCGGCACGTGGATGACGTCCCCCGGCTTGAGGCGTTCCAGCGCGACCGCGGACTCCGCGCGGCGCTGGGCGGCGCCCTGCCGCGCCAACTCGGTCTCACGGTCCTTGAGTTCGCGGCGCAGCCGCGCGTACTCGTCGAAGTCGCCGAGGTGGCAGGTCATGGACTCCTTGTAGCCGGAGAGCCCTTCCTCGTTGCGCTGCACCTGACGGGAGATGCCGACGACCGACTTGTCGGCCTGGAACTGGGCGAACGACGTCTCCAGCAGCTCGCGCGAGCGGTGCCGGCCGAACTGCTCGACCAGGTTGACCGCCATGTTGTACGACGGCTTGAAGCTGGAGCGCAGCGGATAGGTCCGGGTGCCGGCGAGACCCGCGAGGTGCTCGGGGCTCATGCCGCGCTGCCACAGCACCACGGCGTGCCCCTCGACATCGATGCCGCGGCGGCCCGCACGGCCGGTGAGCTGCGTGTACTCGCCGGGGGTGATGTCGGCGTGCTGCTCGCCGTTCCACTTGACGAGCTTCTCCAGGACCACCGAGCGGGCCGGCATGTTGATGCCGAGGGCGAGGGTCTCGGTGGCGAAGACGGCCTTGACGAGGCCGCGGACGAACAGCTCCTCGACGACCTCCTTGAACGTGGGGAGCATCCCGGCGTGGTGGGCGGCTATACCGCGCTCCAGGCCCTCCAGCCACTCGTAGTACCCGAGGACGTGCAGGTCCTCGGTGGGGATGGCGGCGGTGCGCTCCTCGACCAGGGCGCGCACCCGCTCCCGGGCCTCGTCGTCGTTGAGCCGCAGCCCCGCGTACAGGCACTGCTGGACGGCGGCCTCGCAGCCGGCGCGGCTGAAGATGAACGTGATGGCGGGCAGCAGGCCCTCGGCGTCGAGCCGTTCGATGACTTCGGGGCGGCCCGGGGTCCAGACGCGGGAGCGCTGGCGGCGCTCCCGCTCGCGGTCGGCCTCGCGCATGGCGCGGCCGCGTCTGCGGTCCTGGTAGGAGGGCCGGGTGGCCTCCATGCGCGCCAGCCGGGTCAGGTCCGGGTTGACGGCCTTGCGGTTGCCCTCGCCCTCCTCGAACAGGTCGTACATCCGGCGTCCGGCGAGCACGTGCTGGAACAGCGGCACGGGCCGGTGCTCGGAGACGATCACCTCGGTGTCGCCGCGGACGGTGTCGAGCCAGTCGCCGAACTCCTCGGCGTTGGAGACGGTCGCCGACAGTGACACCAGCGTGACCGACTCGGGGAGGTGGATGATCACTTCCTCCCAGACGGCGCCGCGGAAGCGGTCGGAGAGGTAATGCACCTCGTCCATGACGACGTAGCCGAGACCGAGGAGGGTCGGCGACCCGGCGTACAGCATGTTCCGCAGGACCTCGGTCGTCATCACGACGATCGGGGCGTCGGAGTTGATGCTGTTGTCACCGGTGAGCAGGCCGACCTTGTCGTCCCCGTAGCGGCGGCACAGGTCGGCGTACTTCTGGTTGGACAGCGCCTTGATCGGCGTGGTGTAGAAGCACTTCTTGCCCTGCAGCAGGGCGAGGTGGACGGCGAACTCGCCGACGATCGTCTTGCCCGAGCCGGTGGGCGCGGCCACCAGGACGCCCTTGCCCTCCTCGAGCGCCTGGCACGCCTCGATCTGGAAGGGGTCGAGGCCGAAGTCGTACATCTCGCGGAAGGAGGCGAGCGCGGTGGCCTGCTCGGCAGCGCGCCTGCGTGCTGCCGCGTACCGCTCGGCCGGTGAGAGGTCCTCTGTCATCGTGCTTTCGAGCGTACCGGGCGCCACTGACAACGGGACGATCATTATCCGTATCAGCGGCCGGCGCCCCGGCGTCCGCCCGGCGCGCGACCGCGGAGCGCGAGCGGCCGGGTACGCCCTGTGGGCGCCCCGGCCGTGTGCGCTGGGTGGTGGCCGACGGTCAGGTCACGTCGTCGTAGCCGTTGATCCTGTCCCTCTCCGAGGTGGCCTGCTCCGGCAGGGCGCGGCCCGGGGAGACGCGCTCGACCTCGCCGATGCTCTCGGGGGTCAGGTCGAGGTCGGAGGCCTCGTCGTCGTCGAGGGCCGCGTCGGGGTCGTCGCGATGGCGGCGGCGGTCGTTCAGGAGGGCGATCCCGACGGCGATGAAGTAAAGGATCACGATCGGCCCGGCGAGGGCGATCATGCCGACCGGGTCGGTGGTGGGCGTGGCGACCGCGCCGAAGATGAAGACGCCCATGACGACACCGCGCCACCAGCCGAGCATCCGGCTGCCCGTGACCACGCCGGTGAAGTTCAGCATGATCAGCAACAGCGGCAGTTCGAAGGCCGCGCCGAAGACGAGGACCATCCGGACGCTGAAGTCGAGGATCTTGTCCATCGGCAGGATGTTCGCCGAGCCCTCGGGCGTGATGCCGAGCAGCACACGCATGCTGACCGGCATGATCGTGTACGCGAGCCAGGCACCGCCGAGGAACAGCGGGACCGCGGCCGCCACGAAGTAGTACGTGTACTTGCGCTCGTGCTTGTGCAGACCCGGGGCGATGAACGCCCACAGCTGGTACAGCCAGAACGGGGTCGACAGGACGATGCCCGCCATGAGGCTCACCTTCACCGTGGTCGTGAAGGGAGAGAGCAGATCGGTGTACGCGACGACCGCGCAGCCGCCGCCCGTGGTCTCGCCGAGCCCCCGCTCACACTTCGGCACGGGGTCGGAGAGGAACTCCATCAACTGCTGGTTGTAGAACGCGGCCACGATGGTGACGACCGTGATGGCCAGCATGCCCTTCGCGAGCCGGTTGCGGAGCTCGCGAAGGTGCTCGGCGAGCGGCATCCGCCCCTCGGGGTCCTTCTCCTGTTTGCGGGCAGACTTCAGCAACCCACGTTCCCATCTCGTGCGGCGGGCCGGAGTTCACCGGCCCTGCGTCAGCGCTGCGTGGTGTCCGTCGGCTCGTTGACCGGGCGCGAGCTGTTCACGTCGCCGGGGGAAGCCTGGATGACGCGCTGGGCGGGGGGCTGCTGGTCGCCGGTGGTGTTGTTCGGCGGGTCGGCGGGGGCGGCGGACTTGTCGTCCTCCTTCATCGCCTTGGCCTCGCTCTTGAGGATGCGGGCCGACTTGCCGAGGGAGCGGGCCATGTCCGGGAGCTTCTTCGCACCGAACAGCAGGATGATGACGACGAGGATCAGGATGATCTCGGTGGGGCCGAGCCTACCCATAGCTGTATACCTTCTTCACCGAGGCGACATGGTCCGAATACCCGGCCGGTCGGACATACATCCGACCACCGTGCTGCCAGCGATCGTAACGCTCGGGGGTGAACGCAGGACAATCCCTGTGCATGCTCCCAGTCGCGTGCCCGCGCCTCGCTCCCGGGCCGCAAGTCTGCAGCGTACCTGCCACCCACAACCCGACGACAGGGCGAAGCGGTGCAAAACGTACACGACTCGGCACTCACACCGATTCCTTGCACGCCCTACAGGGAGTCCGCCGCACGGGCCACACCGACCGAGGCCCGTTCCAGGTCCTCCGCCGCCCTGTTGATCCGCCGGGCCGACTCCGTCACCTGAAGACCGAGGCGCCGCGCCTCCACGAACACCCGCACGGCGAGCACACCGAGAACGGCGAGACCCACGAAACCCACAGCTACCGCGAACATCGGCCAGAACATGAGCCGAGCCTAGACCGTGTCAGGGGGTGTCTTGTCGATCGGGCCGGATCAGCTCTCGGTGTCTGGTGCCGTGCATCGCAAGGCGGAGGAGGGAGTCGATGCGGCGCATCGGCGACCGACGACAACGCCGCGAGGCGCGGTGCCAGACACCGAGAGCCCGGCCCGATCGGCAAGACACCCCCTCAGGGGGTGTGCAGCCGCAGGGTGCTGACGCCGCCGCCGGTGAGCAGTTCCACGATCCGCTCCCCCGCCGGCTTGCGGACGCCGGCCCCGCAGGCGGGGCACGTGAACGAGTAGAACGTCGTACGGCTGCTGGCGCCGATGACGAGTCTCAGGGCCTGCGCGGCGAGTTCGAACCGGCCACGGCAGTCCGGGCAGCCCGCCCGGAACATCACCGGGGTCACGCTTCTCATCCCGGCGAAAGCGGATGCCACCGTCACTGCCCGCACCCCGGACGTCGCCGACTCGCTCAAAGTCCCGCTCCCGCCTGTCGCCTGCTGCCGTGCCACCGGCCCGGCCGACCGCCGGGCCGCTTCGCCCCTACTGTCCGTCGTGCACCGCGTGGGCCGCGCCCGGGCCCCGTATCTCCATCCCGTCGTACGCCGCCAGCGCCTCGCGGGCCGCCCGCCGGGCGCTGTCGGCCAGCTCGGGCGGCGACACGATCCGGCCGTCCCCGCCGAGCCGCAGCGCCAGCCGCCGCAGGGACGCCGGGTCGGGCGTACGCAAGGTGATACGCAGCCCGCCGTCGGGAAGCTCATCGGCGCTGTCGTGCGGGTAGTACTCGGCGACCCACCGGCCGCCCGGGCCGACCTCGACCACGACCTCCGGGTCCTCCGCCGCGGGCTGCACCAGCCCCTCGGACAGGTCCCGCAGCTCCACCTCAGGCGGCGCGGACGGCTCGTCGAGGATCTTGATCTCGGCGACCCGGTCCAGCCGGAAGGTGCGCCGCGCCTCGGAGCGCCGGCACCACGCCTCCACATAGGTGTGGCCGACGCTGACCAGCCGGATCGGGTCGATCTCCCGCTCGGTCACCTCGTCCCGGGCCGGCGAGTAGTAGCGGATCCACAGCCGGCGCCGCTCGGAGATCGCCCGGTCGACGTCGGCGAAGACCCCGCCCTCGGACTCGAACGTCACCGACAGCCGGGCACTGGAGACGGCCGCCTCGCCGGCCGCCGTCTCCACCTTCGCGGTGGCCCGCAGCAGCGCCTGCCGGTCGCTCTCGCGCAGCCCCGGCAGCGTGGCCACCGCACGCGCGGCCACCAGCAGCGCCGTCGCCTCGTCGGCGGCGAGCCGCAGCGGCTCGGCGACGTCGTCCGGGTTGTGCCACCAGATGCGCTCGCCGTCGGTGTCGATGTCGAGCAGATCACCACCGCGGAAACTGGTGCCGCACATGGGCAGCACGTCGAGGTCGGAGACCAGCTCGTCCTCGGAGATGCCGAAGGCACGGGCGACATCCTCGACACGCGCGCCGGGCCGCTCCCTCAGATAGGTCACCAGGGAGAGCATCCGCCGCGTCTGATCGATGGCGCTCGTGGGCCTGACCGGTTTGCCTGCCACTGTCTTGCTCCGCTCCCCCTCAGCCCTTGGCCACGGCACGCAGCCGGTCCACCACATCGGCCCGCAGCTCGGCGGGCTCGAGCACCACCACGTCCGGTCCGAACTCCACCAGCCAGGCGTCCAGCCCGTGGCCGTACGGAATCTCCAACTCGTCCCAGCCGTCCCCGAGTTCCCGGACAGAGGTGGCCTTCGCCCGAAGGGGGTACCCGGAGCCCGCGCGCAGCCGGATCAGCGCGGACCGGTCGGCGATCTCCCCCGCCCAGCTCGCCACGGTCTCCCGCACGGTCACCACGTCGGGCACCTCGGCGGTGAAACGGCCGCCGCGGCTGCGCACCCTCCCCGTGATCCGGGACAGCCGGAACACCCGCTCGGCGCCCCGGTCGCGGTCCCAGCCCGCCAGATACCAGTGGCCGCGCCAGCACTCCAGCGCCCACGGCTCCACATGCCGGGGCTCCGGGTGCGCCGCGGTGGCCTTGCGGTAGTCGAACATGACCGGCCGCCGGTCCCGGCAGGCCAGCATCAGCGGCTCGAAGGCCGCCTCGTGCACCGGGATCCGGGGCTCCAGGGCGCTGTGCGGCTCGTAGGGGTCGACGTCCTCCGGCAGGCCGGCCGCGCGCAGCTTCTGCAGGGCGCCGCTCGCCGCGCCCGCCAGCCGGGCCTGCTGCCACACCTTCGCGGCCAGCCCCAGCGCGGCGGCCTCCTCGGCGTCCAGGGTGATCGGCGGCAGCCGGTTGCTGTCACGACGGGCCAGGTAGCCGACCTCGCCGTCCAGGTTCTCCACGGTCTCGATGACCAGGCCCAGCTCGCGCAGATCGTCCTTGTCGCGCTCGAACATCCGGTTGAAGGAGTCGTCGGAGCCCGCTTCCAGGTAGGCCTCGAGGGACTCACGCAGCTCGCGCTTGCTCAGTGGCCGCCGCGTCCCGAGCAGACACAGCGCCAGATTCATGAGCCGCTCGGCCTTGGCAATGGCCATCGACGCCCTTCGCCTTCCCTATGGTGCTTACGACCGATGACCGTACCGCCCCGCGGGGGCGCCGCAAAAGCCGAGGGCCCATGCCCGGACAGGCATGGACCCCAGGTAGTCGGCTTCGGTCGCCCACCGATCACAGGCGGCGACCGGAGGCGACGCTCAGACGCCGAGCAGGTCGACCACGAAGATCAGCGTCTCACCGGGCTTGATCGCCGGCGTCGGGCTCTG encodes:
- a CDS encoding sensor histidine kinase, whose amino-acid sequence is MVSVQSPPRRRELPYARVLLLPAIAMAAATGAAVAVVAEPARTAVGVCGAVALTLVLACAAEAVRRGRALRDAQVEHARHTAYLERRVAAHEEEMVRLATEITPAAIHRLRCGASPYEVMRDLAEIDPSYAELPPVQIEFVRRMIDLVDHEEALRDSAQRSFVSIARRVQSIVHQQAVELREMEEDHGRNPEVFDDLLRIDHGTMLIGRLADSISVLGGGRPGRQWPDPVPLYSVLRGAMSRILEYRRISLDSIAKVNIAGISVEPVIHAAAELLDNATRYSPPQTKVHVTATEVQTGVAIEIEDAGVSLSEEARARVEGMLERAKQGTDLQELGESPRLGLAVVGRLCTAYNMQVSLRSSAYGGVRAVLVVPRDMMTTEPAPGLAHGIGAGSAPKAEGPDVLEGPKRAPKKRRPTSPKIPAAVSMEDDVPVVTEWTPNGLPQRRSRVKTPLSKRIAEQAAIEQAEREGRPTIWSTRAPEPEPAVPAEDEPVPGAWVEAFWNGLKDKPDPLTLQPRTQPAHPEADDEGDLK
- a CDS encoding DUF742 domain-containing protein — protein: MTPPKRQRRESQEHLPPPPAPAGKQKNPERLFVVAGPDGGERDGDLDLVTLIVARADPPPSATPEQSALLRLCTAPLSVAELSAYLNLPFSMMTVVLTDMLTAGLVTARAPIVRQAVADRSILEAVMHGLQKL
- a CDS encoding roadblock/LC7 domain-containing protein, translated to MIQQRANFDWMLKELYDGVPGIQMIVVLSADGLRIARYGGEPDTADRVAAACAGLQSLASAVAQEIPKSDGKMKMVLIEINGGYFYLMAAGANAYLAVLSDTFAEPGLMSNRMSDLVARIGAHLTSPPRRNGQTV
- the helR gene encoding RNA polymerase recycling motor ATPase HelR, whose translation is MHPLPTTAFALDDRRRAKADPALIADDDRHFAAIARCLEETTADLTERLAAERRAEGGLGRQAMDRDTEIHRLTARLRTLRRFGLDLCLGRMVFADDPRPVYVGRLGLTDSTGRRLMIDWRSPAAEPFFGATHARPMGLASRRRYRWTGGRISDYWDEVFTPDGLSGHAALDDQSAFVASLAGNRSSRMRDVLGTIQADQDAIIRAGSRGALVVDGGPGTGKTVVALHRSAYLLHADPRLGHRRGGVLFVGPHRPYLAYVSDVLPSLGEDGVQTCVLRDLVAEGATAGVETDPEVARLKSSADLVRAIEKAVRFYEEPPTEGMTVTTPWSGIRLSAGDWAAAFDAAEPGTPHNEAREQVWEELLTLLTDRHEEDASGDDAEIPAQMLRRALERHRELRTAFDRAWPLLEAADLVGDLWTVPAYLRLCAPWLTPDEVRLLQRERPDAWTVSDLPFLDAARQRLGDPEAARRRRRHARTLAAQRERMTRVVDNLIDAVADSGADGDDGEGLVRMLRGQDAQVSLVDETELDEPDPDQLAGPFAHIVVDEAQELTDAEWQMLLRRCPSRSFTIVGDRAQARQGFTESWRERLERVGLDRVEEASLTVNYRTPREIMAEAEPVIRAVLPDANVPTSIRSGGFPVVHGRVADLDAVVDAWLADNADGVACVIGAPGFPSGERVRSLPPELTKGLEFDLVVLVRPERFGEGVQAAVDHYVAMTRATRHLVVLR
- a CDS encoding GTP-binding protein, with the protein product MDFKSSDVVPGPRTEDQLPHTAEAAVKIVIVGGFGVGKTTMVGSVSEIKPLTTEETMTQAGIGVDDNYGSDTKTATTVAMDFGRISITEQLVLYLFGTPGQERFWFLWNGLFEGALGAVVLVDTRRLEVSFDVIGRLEERGVPFVVAVNTFPDAPRYAVSELRTALDLAEEIPIVECDVRRRASSRDVLMTLMHFLHALATAKAPV